The following coding sequences lie in one Cronobacter universalis NCTC 9529 genomic window:
- a CDS encoding IS3 family transposase (programmed frameshift) — translation MKKRFSDEQIISILREAEAGVSARELCRKHAISDATFYTWRKKFGGMEVPEVKRLKSLEEENARLKKLLAEAMLDKEALQVALGRKFLTTDQKREAVEVMCEAASLSQRRACRLAGLSLSTCRYPAQRPAADAQLSLRITELALERRRFGYRRIWQLLRREGLHVNHKRVYRIYHLNGLSVKRRRRRKGLATERLPLLRPDAPNLTWSMDFVMDALASGRRMKCLTCVDDFTKECLTITTAFGITGVQVTRILDSIALFRGYPATIRTDQGPEFTCRALDQWAFEHGVELRLIQPGKPTQNGFIESFNGRFRDECLNEHWFSDILHAREIINDWRQDYNECRPHSSLNYLTPAEFAAGWRNGKFEEKPTDITN, via the exons ATGAAGAAGCGTTTTTCCGACGAACAGATCATCAGTATTCTCCGCGAGGCCGAAGCCGGGGTTTCAGCCCGGGAACTCTGCCGTAAGCATGCTATTTCAGACGCTACCTTTTACACCTGGCGCAAGAAGTTTGGTGGCATGGAAGTTCCCGAAGTGAAGCGGCTCAAGTCGCTTGAAGAGGAGAACGCCCGCCTCAAGAAGCTGCTCGCTGAAGCCATGCTGGATAAGGAGGCGCTTCAGGTAGCTCTTGGCCGAAAGT TTCTGACGACAGACCAGAAGCGGGAAGCCGTGGAAGTCATGTGTGAGGCCGCAAGTCTGTCGCAACGTCGTGCCTGCAGGCTGGCAGGTTTGTCCCTGTCGACCTGCCGTTACCCGGCTCAGCGTCCGGCTGCTGACGCGCAGCTGTCTCTACGCATCACAGAGCTGGCACTTGAGCGCCGCCGCTTTGGTTACCGGCGCATCTGGCAGCTACTGCGTCGGGAGGGCCTTCACGTCAACCACAAGCGGGTATACCGCATCTATCATCTCAACGGCCTGAGTGTAAAACGCAGGCGACGCCGCAAGGGACTGGCGACTGAGCGGCTTCCGCTTCTTCGCCCGGATGCGCCGAACCTGACATGGTCGATGGATTTTGTCATGGATGCACTTGCCAGCGGCCGCAGGATGAAGTGCCTGACCTGCGTGGATGATTTCACGAAGGAGTGTCTGACGATCACCACGGCATTCGGGATTACAGGCGTTCAGGTGACACGTATTCTGGACAGCATTGCGCTGTTTCGTGGCTATCCTGCAACGATAAGAACCGATCAGGGCCCGGAGTTCACCTGCCGCGCGCTCGATCAATGGGCCTTTGAACATGGTGTTGAGTTGCGCTTAATCCAGCCGGGCAAGCCAACGCAAAACGGATTTATTGAGAGTTTCAATGGCCGCTTTCGGGATGAATGCCTGAATGAGCACTGGTTCAGCGATATTCTACATGCCCGGGAAATAATTAATGACTGGCGGCAGGATTATAACGAGTGTCGACCACATTCATCGCTGAATTACCTCACGCCGGCTGAATTTGCAGCGGGCTGGCGAAACGGGAAATTTGAAGAAAAACCAACTGACATTACTAACTGA
- a CDS encoding protein bax — MISTSIRRLGAALCMLATLAFSGEVLATQHTTKKSHTVHVKKTSGKKLASSKKEYSRNSVISGSLPDLRKYPSGTPRKKAFLRTVMPYITSQNAAISAERNWLISKQYDAQWSPSERARLKDIAKRYKVKWNGNTRRVPWNTLFERVDIIPASMVATMAAAESGWGTSKLARNNNNLFGMKCASKRCNYEPGKVKGYSHFNSVKESVNAYAVNLNTHPAYASFRKSRLQLRKADQEVTASNMIHKLKGYSTKGKSYNNYLFAMYQDNQHLLATN; from the coding sequence ATGATATCGACTTCAATTCGACGATTAGGGGCGGCGCTGTGTATGTTAGCCACCCTGGCATTTTCGGGTGAAGTGCTTGCAACGCAGCACACCACGAAAAAGAGCCACACAGTCCATGTTAAAAAGACAAGCGGTAAAAAACTGGCAAGCAGTAAAAAAGAGTATTCTCGCAATAGTGTAATAAGTGGTTCACTGCCTGATTTGCGAAAATACCCTTCCGGAACACCACGGAAAAAAGCGTTTCTCCGGACCGTCATGCCTTACATTACCAGCCAGAATGCAGCGATTTCGGCTGAGCGTAACTGGCTTATCTCAAAGCAGTACGACGCCCAGTGGTCGCCGTCTGAGCGCGCGCGCCTGAAAGATATCGCGAAGCGTTACAAGGTGAAATGGAACGGCAATACGCGTCGGGTACCGTGGAATACGCTGTTTGAGCGCGTAGATATTATTCCTGCCAGCATGGTCGCGACCATGGCGGCGGCGGAAAGCGGTTGGGGGACCTCGAAACTTGCCCGAAATAACAACAACTTGTTCGGCATGAAATGCGCCAGCAAGCGTTGTAATTACGAACCAGGCAAAGTGAAAGGGTATTCTCACTTTAACTCTGTTAAAGAATCCGTTAATGCGTACGCGGTGAATCTCAATACGCATCCGGCTTATGCTTCTTTCCGCAAATCCCGTCTGCAACTGCGTAAAGCGGATCAGGAAGTAACGGCGAGCAATATGATCCATAAGCTGAAAGGCTATTCCACCAAAGGGAAAAGCTATAACAATTATCTGTTTGCCATGTATCAGGATAATCAGCACCTGCTGGCAACCAATTAA
- the xylR gene encoding D-xylose utilization transcriptional activator XylR (D-xylose enhances binding of XylR to the xyl promoter and activates transcription.), with the protein MFEKRHRITLLFNANKAYDRQVVEGVGEYLQASQSEWDIFMEEDFRTRIENIKEWLGDGVIADFDDPEIEQLLKDVQVPIVGVGGSYHRPEHYPPVHYIATDNYALVESAFLHLKEKGVHRFAFYGLPSSSGKRWAAEREHAFSELVAREKYRGVIYQGLETAPENWQHAQNRLSDWLQTLPPQTGIIAVTDARARHLLQVCEHLHIPVPEKLCVIGIDNEELTRYLSRVALSSVAQGTRQMGYQAAKLLHRLLANENLPLQRVLVPPARVVERRSTDYRSLHDPAVIQAMHYIRNHACKGIKVEQVLDAVGISRSNLEKRFKEEVGETIHAVIHAEKLEKARSLLISTSLSINEISQMCGYPSLQYFYSVFKKEYDTTPKEYRDRFSEVMI; encoded by the coding sequence ATGTTTGAAAAGCGTCATCGCATTACGCTGCTGTTTAATGCCAACAAAGCTTATGACCGTCAGGTGGTTGAAGGCGTTGGCGAGTACTTACAGGCTTCGCAATCAGAGTGGGATATCTTCATGGAAGAGGATTTCCGCACCCGGATTGAGAACATTAAAGAATGGCTTGGCGATGGGGTGATCGCCGATTTTGACGATCCGGAAATCGAGCAGCTGCTGAAAGACGTTCAGGTGCCGATCGTCGGCGTCGGCGGCTCTTATCATCGGCCCGAGCACTATCCGCCGGTGCATTACATCGCGACAGACAATTACGCGCTGGTCGAAAGCGCGTTTTTGCATCTGAAAGAGAAAGGCGTGCACCGCTTCGCCTTCTACGGGCTCCCTTCTTCCAGCGGCAAACGCTGGGCGGCCGAGCGCGAGCATGCGTTTAGCGAACTAGTCGCGCGCGAAAAATACCGTGGCGTAATCTATCAGGGGCTGGAAACCGCGCCGGAGAACTGGCAGCACGCCCAGAACCGGCTTTCTGACTGGCTCCAGACGCTGCCGCCGCAGACCGGCATTATCGCCGTGACCGATGCTCGTGCCCGCCATCTGCTACAGGTGTGCGAGCATTTACATATTCCGGTGCCGGAGAAACTCTGCGTCATCGGCATTGATAACGAAGAGCTAACGCGTTATCTCTCCCGCGTCGCGCTCTCGTCAGTGGCACAGGGCACGCGCCAGATGGGATATCAGGCCGCGAAACTGCTGCATCGCCTGCTGGCTAATGAAAATCTGCCGCTCCAGCGTGTGCTGGTGCCGCCTGCGCGGGTAGTGGAACGGCGCTCCACCGATTACCGCTCGCTGCACGATCCGGCCGTTATTCAGGCGATGCACTACATTCGCAATCACGCCTGCAAAGGAATCAAAGTCGAGCAGGTGCTGGATGCGGTCGGGATTTCCCGCTCCAACCTGGAAAAGCGCTTTAAAGAAGAGGTCGGCGAAACTATTCACGCCGTGATCCATGCTGAGAAGCTGGAGAAAGCGCGCAGCCTGCTGATTTCTACCTCATTGAGCATCAACGAGATTTCCCAGATGTGCGGCTATCCATCGCTGCAATATTTCTATTCGGTATTTAAGAAAGAGTACGACACCACGCCGAAGGAGTATCGCGACAGATTCAGCGAGGTGATGATATAG
- a CDS encoding DUF2778 domain-containing protein has product MINCELNYNEKTADGKLLLRCAGVGVFPVFSGLGSYKNVLEFSGRRNGPIPLGKYLIVQRSWGGLYSRVKTIDKWVRTGNKYWEWFALYPQDATLDDSLVINGITRGGFRMHPLRPDGTGVSDGCVTFYNEADFYRLRHALLNTTKLYTTCEALKAYGELTVMGMPYAKLPR; this is encoded by the coding sequence ATGATCAATTGTGAACTTAACTACAATGAGAAAACCGCAGACGGCAAACTCTTATTGCGTTGCGCTGGTGTCGGCGTTTTTCCTGTGTTTTCTGGGCTTGGCAGTTATAAAAATGTGCTTGAATTTTCTGGAAGACGTAACGGGCCTATTCCATTGGGGAAGTATTTAATTGTGCAAAGAAGTTGGGGTGGGTTATATAGTAGAGTAAAGACAATAGATAAATGGGTAAGGACAGGGAATAAATATTGGGAATGGTTTGCTTTATACCCACAAGACGCCACGCTGGACGATTCACTTGTTATAAATGGTATTACAAGAGGCGGATTCAGGATGCATCCCCTTCGCCCTGATGGAACAGGCGTCTCTGATGGCTGTGTTACTTTTTATAACGAAGCGGATTTTTATCGCTTGCGGCACGCACTTCTGAATACAACGAAGCTCTATACGACATGCGAAGCTTTAAAAGCTTATGGTGAATTAACTGTAATGGGGATGCCTTATGCAAAATTGCCTCGGTAA
- a CDS encoding alpha-amylase yields the protein MNLSPLALFLLPGIALAQWSAPDLPAFQEKTPGVFTSQGLLAKGAQPLRLTQDNACWQPAGPVKLNQMLSLAPCVDPAPEWRRFRDGHYQVQIDTRSGTPTLMLSIEQEAQKAVAEVTRQCPKWDGKPLTVSVKETFEEGSQVRDFYSGSIATVTQGQITLTPAPGSNGLLLLERAESPSQAAFNWHNATVYFVLTDRFVNGDPANDNSYGRHKDGMQEIGTFHGGDLKGLTSKLDYLQTLGVNALWISSPLEQIHGWVGGGAKGDFPHYAYHGYYPQDWTKLDANMGTPDDLRHLVDEAHRRGIRVLFDVVMNHTGYATLADMQQFQFGALYLKGDELKKTLGEHWTDWRPGAGQNWHSFNDYINFSDKAAWEKWWGKTWIRTDIGDYDSPGFDDLTLSLTFLPDLKTESTQPSGLPNFYQRKPDTAAQLIDGATPRDYLTRWLSQWVRDYGIDGFRVDTAKHVELAAWQQLKNEASAALVEWKAKNPDKKPDDAPFWMTGEAWGHGVMQSDYYRHGFDAMINFDYQEQAAKAANCFANIDMVWQQMAEKLQGFNALSYLSSHDTRLFREGGPRAAELLLLTPGAVQIFYGDESERPFGPTGSDPLQGTRSDMNWQDLNGKSAATLAHWQKLGQFRARHPAIGSGKQTTLSLQQGYGFVRQQGDDTVMVVWAGQQ from the coding sequence ATGAACCTCTCCCCTCTCGCACTCTTCTTGCTGCCGGGCATCGCGCTTGCGCAGTGGTCTGCTCCCGACCTGCCCGCGTTTCAGGAAAAGACACCCGGCGTGTTTACAAGCCAGGGGCTGCTGGCCAAAGGCGCGCAGCCGCTGCGCCTGACGCAGGACAATGCCTGCTGGCAACCCGCAGGCCCCGTCAAGCTCAACCAGATGCTCTCACTGGCGCCGTGCGTTGACCCGGCACCCGAGTGGCGACGCTTTCGCGACGGCCATTATCAGGTGCAGATAGACACGCGCTCCGGCACCCCGACGCTGATGCTGAGCATTGAGCAGGAAGCGCAAAAAGCCGTGGCGGAAGTGACACGCCAGTGTCCGAAGTGGGACGGCAAACCGCTCACGGTTTCCGTAAAAGAGACATTCGAGGAAGGCAGCCAGGTACGCGATTTTTACAGCGGCAGTATCGCTACGGTCACGCAGGGGCAAATCACGCTGACGCCTGCGCCCGGCAGTAACGGGCTTTTGCTGCTGGAGCGCGCAGAATCTCCTTCGCAGGCCGCGTTTAACTGGCACAACGCCACCGTCTATTTCGTCCTGACCGATCGCTTTGTGAACGGCGACCCCGCCAATGACAACAGCTATGGCCGCCATAAAGACGGCATGCAGGAGATTGGCACGTTTCACGGCGGCGATCTCAAAGGGTTGACCAGCAAGCTGGATTATCTGCAAACGCTCGGCGTCAATGCGTTATGGATAAGCTCGCCGCTGGAGCAGATCCACGGCTGGGTCGGCGGCGGCGCCAAAGGCGATTTCCCCCATTATGCCTACCACGGCTACTACCCGCAGGACTGGACGAAACTGGATGCCAACATGGGCACGCCGGACGACTTACGCCATCTGGTCGATGAAGCGCACCGGCGCGGCATTCGTGTTTTATTCGACGTGGTGATGAACCACACGGGCTACGCCACGCTCGCTGATATGCAGCAATTCCAGTTTGGCGCGCTCTACCTCAAAGGCGACGAGCTGAAAAAGACGCTGGGTGAACACTGGACCGACTGGCGCCCTGGCGCGGGCCAGAACTGGCACAGCTTCAATGACTATATTAATTTCAGCGACAAAGCGGCCTGGGAAAAATGGTGGGGTAAAACGTGGATCCGCACGGATATCGGCGACTACGACAGCCCCGGCTTTGACGATCTCACGCTCTCGCTCACCTTTTTACCGGACCTGAAAACAGAATCGACGCAGCCCTCCGGCCTGCCAAACTTTTACCAGCGCAAGCCGGATACCGCGGCGCAGCTTATCGACGGCGCCACGCCGCGCGATTACCTGACACGCTGGCTCAGCCAGTGGGTGCGCGATTACGGTATCGACGGTTTCCGCGTGGATACGGCAAAACATGTTGAACTGGCCGCCTGGCAACAGCTGAAAAACGAGGCCAGCGCGGCGCTTGTCGAATGGAAAGCCAAAAACCCGGATAAAAAGCCCGATGACGCGCCGTTCTGGATGACCGGCGAGGCCTGGGGTCACGGCGTGATGCAGAGCGATTACTACCGCCACGGCTTCGACGCGATGATTAACTTCGATTACCAGGAGCAGGCTGCGAAAGCCGCGAACTGTTTCGCGAATATCGATATGGTCTGGCAGCAGATGGCGGAAAAACTCCAGGGGTTCAACGCCCTGAGCTATCTCTCCTCGCATGATACCCGGCTGTTTCGCGAAGGCGGGCCGCGGGCGGCAGAATTACTTTTGCTCACGCCCGGCGCGGTACAGATTTTTTACGGCGACGAGAGTGAACGGCCTTTCGGCCCAACCGGCTCCGATCCGCTCCAGGGCACGCGATCCGATATGAACTGGCAGGATCTCAACGGTAAAAGCGCGGCGACGCTCGCGCACTGGCAAAAGCTCGGGCAGTTCCGCGCGCGTCACCCGGCCATCGGCAGCGGAAAGCAGACCACGCTTTCGCTGCAACAGGGCTACGGTTTTGTGCGCCAGCAGGGTGACGATACCGTTATGGTCGTCTGGGCTGGCCAGCAATAA
- the yicI gene encoding alpha-xylosidase — MKISDGNWLIQPGLNLLHPVQVFDVEQRNSEMVVYAAPRDVRERAGQLDIPLFTLRFFSPQEGIIGVRIEHFQGAPNHGPHYPLNTEAHVQVELRDTERYAELKSGALSVRVTKGENWALDFLRDGERITGSQLKNNGYVQNNNTGGSYMFERLDLGVGETVYGLGERFTALVKNGQTVETWNRDGGTSTEQAYKNIPFYLTNRGYGVLVNHPECVSFEVASEKVSKVQFSVAGEYLEYFVIDGPTPKAVLDRYTRFTGRPALPPAWSFGLWLTTSFTTNYDEETVNRFIDGMAERELPLHVFHFDCFWMKAFQWCDFEWDPATFPDPEGMLKRLKARGLKICVWINPYIGQKSPLFREGMEKGYLLKRPNGAVWQWDKWQPGQGIVDFTNPAACAWYAGHLKRLVGMGVDCFKTDFGERIPTDVVWHNGADPQKMHNHYAFIYNALVWNVLKETVGEEEAVLFARSASVGAQQFPVHWGGDCYANYESMAESLRGGLSIGLSGFGFWSHDIGGFENTAPAHVYKRWCAFGLLSSHSRLHGSKSYRVPWAYDDEACDVVRHFTQLKCRLMPYLYRQSALAHERGTPVMRAMMLEFPDDPACDYLDRQYMLGDSVLVAPVFSEAGDVAFYLPPGRWTHLWHNDELDGGRWYKQRHDFLSLPVYVRGNTLLALGNNDRKPDYAWHEGTAFQLFNLADGAEARCEVPAANGETVFTLCVKREGKRLTVEGRGHATGWTLCLRNIQQVASVDGGSSAGSEWGVLVTPERDARALIITL, encoded by the coding sequence ATGAAAATCAGTGACGGAAACTGGCTGATCCAGCCAGGTTTAAACCTGCTGCATCCCGTTCAGGTATTCGATGTTGAGCAGCGTAACAGCGAAATGGTGGTTTATGCGGCGCCGCGCGACGTGCGCGAACGCGCCGGACAGCTCGATATTCCGCTTTTCACCCTGCGTTTTTTCTCGCCGCAGGAGGGAATCATCGGCGTGCGTATCGAACATTTTCAGGGCGCGCCGAACCACGGCCCGCATTATCCGCTCAATACAGAAGCGCATGTTCAGGTTGAGCTGCGCGACACGGAGCGCTACGCCGAGCTGAAAAGCGGCGCGCTCAGCGTGCGGGTTACCAAAGGCGAAAACTGGGCGCTCGATTTTCTGCGCGACGGCGAGCGTATTACCGGCAGCCAGTTGAAAAACAACGGCTATGTGCAGAATAACAACACCGGCGGCAGCTACATGTTCGAGCGGCTGGATCTCGGCGTCGGCGAAACGGTTTATGGACTCGGCGAGCGGTTTACCGCACTGGTGAAAAACGGCCAGACGGTGGAGACCTGGAACCGCGACGGCGGCACCAGCACGGAGCAGGCCTATAAAAATATTCCTTTTTATCTGACCAACCGCGGCTATGGCGTGCTGGTGAATCACCCGGAGTGCGTCTCTTTTGAAGTCGCCTCGGAGAAAGTGTCGAAAGTACAGTTCAGCGTGGCGGGTGAATATCTGGAATATTTCGTTATCGATGGCCCGACGCCAAAAGCGGTGCTGGACCGTTATACCCGCTTTACGGGGCGTCCGGCGCTGCCGCCCGCCTGGTCGTTCGGGCTGTGGCTCACCACCTCGTTTACCACTAACTATGACGAAGAGACCGTGAACCGGTTTATCGACGGCATGGCGGAGCGTGAACTGCCGCTGCATGTCTTTCACTTCGACTGCTTCTGGATGAAAGCCTTCCAGTGGTGCGATTTCGAGTGGGATCCTGCGACCTTCCCGGACCCTGAAGGCATGCTTAAACGCCTGAAGGCGCGCGGCCTGAAGATCTGCGTCTGGATTAACCCTTACATCGGCCAGAAATCGCCGCTGTTCCGCGAAGGCATGGAGAAGGGCTACTTGCTGAAGCGACCGAATGGCGCCGTGTGGCAGTGGGATAAGTGGCAGCCTGGGCAGGGAATCGTCGATTTCACCAACCCGGCGGCGTGTGCCTGGTATGCAGGCCATCTGAAACGGCTGGTCGGGATGGGCGTCGACTGCTTCAAAACCGATTTCGGCGAGCGCATTCCCACCGATGTGGTGTGGCATAACGGTGCTGATCCGCAAAAAATGCACAACCACTATGCGTTCATTTATAACGCGCTGGTCTGGAACGTGCTGAAAGAGACTGTGGGCGAGGAAGAGGCGGTGCTGTTTGCCCGCTCGGCGTCCGTCGGCGCGCAGCAGTTCCCGGTGCACTGGGGCGGCGACTGTTACGCCAACTATGAATCGATGGCGGAAAGCCTGCGCGGCGGCCTTTCCATCGGTCTTTCCGGCTTTGGCTTCTGGAGCCACGACATCGGCGGTTTTGAAAACACCGCGCCCGCGCATGTCTATAAACGCTGGTGCGCGTTTGGGCTGCTCTCCAGCCACAGCCGCCTGCATGGCAGCAAATCGTACCGCGTGCCGTGGGCGTATGACGACGAAGCCTGCGATGTGGTGCGCCACTTTACACAGCTGAAATGCCGCCTGATGCCTTATCTGTATCGGCAGTCGGCGTTAGCGCACGAGCGCGGCACGCCAGTCATGCGCGCCATGATGCTGGAGTTTCCGGACGATCCGGCCTGCGACTATCTTGACCGCCAGTATATGCTCGGCGACAGCGTGCTGGTCGCGCCGGTTTTCAGCGAGGCGGGCGACGTGGCGTTTTATCTGCCGCCAGGGCGCTGGACGCATCTGTGGCATAACGATGAGCTGGACGGCGGCCGCTGGTATAAGCAGCGTCACGATTTTCTGAGCCTCCCGGTTTATGTGCGCGGCAATACGCTGCTGGCGCTGGGTAATAACGATCGGAAGCCCGACTACGCGTGGCATGAGGGCACAGCGTTCCAGCTGTTTAACCTGGCGGACGGCGCTGAAGCGCGCTGCGAGGTGCCTGCCGCGAATGGCGAGACGGTATTTACGCTGTGCGTGAAGCGCGAGGGCAAGCGGTTGACGGTCGAAGGGCGCGGTCACGCGACCGGCTGGACACTCTGCCTGCGCAACATTCAGCAGGTGGCAAGCGTTGACGGCGGCAGCAGCGCGGGCAGCGAATGGGGAGTTCTGGTGACGCCGGAGCGCGATGCGCGAGCGCTTATCATCACGCTCTGA
- the avtA gene encoding valine--pyruvate transaminase, translating into MTFSLFGDKFTRHAGITRLMEDLNDGLRTPGAIMLGGGNPAQIPAMNHYFQELLASMLESGKVTDALCNYDGPRGKSELLVALAGMLRKAFGWDVEPQNIALTNGSQSAFFYLFNLFAGRQADGTSKKVLFPLAPEYIGYADSGLEEDLFVSARPNIELLPEGQFKYHVDFEHLHIGPETGMICVSRPTNPTGNVITDDELIKLDALANQHNIPLVIDNAYGLPFPGIIFSEARPLWNPNIILCMSLSKLGLPGSRCGIIIGNEKVISAISNMNGIISLAPGGIGPAMACEMIKRNDLLRLSQEVIKPFYQQRVQETIAIIRRYLSPERCLIHKPEGAIFLWLWFKDLPITTELLYQRLKKRGVLMVPGDFFFPGLDKPWPHTHQCMRMNYVPEPQKIEAGVKILAEEIERAWQEAGQ; encoded by the coding sequence ATGACGTTTTCACTTTTCGGCGACAAATTTACCCGACATGCAGGCATTACGCGCCTCATGGAGGATCTCAACGACGGATTACGCACCCCCGGCGCTATCATGCTGGGCGGCGGAAACCCGGCGCAAATCCCGGCGATGAACCACTATTTCCAGGAGCTGCTGGCCTCGATGCTCGAAAGCGGCAAAGTGACTGATGCGCTTTGCAATTATGATGGCCCGCGCGGAAAAAGTGAGCTGCTGGTAGCCCTGGCGGGGATGTTGCGAAAAGCGTTTGGCTGGGATGTCGAACCACAGAATATTGCACTAACAAACGGCAGTCAGAGCGCATTTTTCTACTTGTTTAACCTGTTTGCCGGCCGCCAGGCGGACGGGACATCGAAAAAAGTGCTGTTCCCGCTGGCCCCCGAATACATCGGCTATGCGGATTCCGGGCTGGAGGAAGACTTGTTCGTCTCCGCGCGTCCGAACATCGAACTGCTGCCTGAAGGCCAGTTTAAATATCACGTCGATTTCGAGCATCTGCATATCGGCCCGGAAACCGGCATGATCTGCGTATCGCGCCCGACCAACCCCACCGGCAACGTGATCACTGACGACGAGCTGATTAAGCTCGACGCGCTCGCCAATCAGCACAACATTCCGCTGGTGATTGATAACGCCTACGGTCTGCCATTCCCGGGCATTATCTTCAGCGAGGCGCGCCCGCTCTGGAACCCGAATATTATCCTTTGCATGAGCCTTTCCAAGCTCGGCCTGCCGGGCAGCCGCTGCGGCATTATCATCGGCAATGAAAAAGTGATTTCGGCTATCAGCAACATGAACGGGATCATCAGCCTGGCGCCGGGCGGCATCGGGCCCGCGATGGCCTGTGAGATGATTAAGCGCAACGATCTGCTGCGTCTGTCTCAGGAGGTGATCAAGCCTTTCTACCAGCAGCGCGTTCAGGAGACGATCGCCATCATTCGCCGTTATCTGTCGCCGGAACGCTGCCTTATTCATAAACCAGAAGGCGCGATTTTCCTGTGGCTGTGGTTTAAAGATTTGCCGATCACCACCGAGCTGCTCTACCAGCGCCTGAAAAAGCGCGGCGTACTGATGGTGCCGGGCGATTTCTTCTTCCCGGGGCTCGATAAGCCGTGGCCGCACACGCATCAGTGCATGCGCATGAACTATGTGCCGGAGCCGCAGAAAATCGAGGCGGGCGTAAAAATTCTGGCGGAAGAGATTGAGCGCGCCTGGCAGGAAGCGGGCCAGTAA
- a CDS encoding glycoside-pentoside-hexuronide family transporter, which translates to MSEQALSVKEKIGYGMGDAASHIVFDNVMLYMMFFYTDIFGIPAGFVGTMFLLARALDAISDPAMGLIADRTRSRWGKFRPWVLFGALPFGVVCVFAYSTPELSLSGKMIYAAVTYTLLTLMYTVVNIPYCALGGVITSDPQQRISLQSWRFVLATAGGMLSTVLMMPLVNFFGGEDKAFGFQAGIAVLAVVACLMLAFCFFTTKERVEAPPNTSTMREDLRDILQNDQWRVVGVLTILNILAVCVRGGAMMYYVTWIMGDAALFSWFLGLYCVGNLFGSALAKPLTDWKCKVSVFWWTNAALAVLSVAMFFVPMSATVVMFIFIFVIGVLHQLVTPIQWVMMSDTVDYGEWRNGKRLTGISFAGTLFVLKLGLALGGALIGWMLAGGGYDAAAKTQNGATLTIIISLFTLAPGLCYVLSAIIAKRYYTLKTPFLKNILAELAKSARHNQREFETLPVSETFQKSKG; encoded by the coding sequence ATGAGTGAGCAAGCGCTTTCCGTGAAGGAGAAGATTGGCTACGGCATGGGAGACGCCGCAAGCCATATCGTCTTTGATAACGTCATGCTTTACATGATGTTTTTTTATACCGATATCTTTGGCATCCCCGCAGGGTTTGTCGGCACGATGTTTCTGCTGGCCCGCGCGCTCGACGCCATCTCTGACCCGGCGATGGGGCTTATCGCCGACCGCACCCGCAGCCGCTGGGGCAAATTTCGTCCGTGGGTGCTCTTTGGCGCGTTGCCATTCGGTGTGGTGTGCGTGTTCGCCTACAGCACGCCGGAGCTCAGCCTTAGCGGCAAAATGATTTATGCCGCCGTCACCTATACGCTGCTCACGCTGATGTATACGGTGGTGAATATTCCTTACTGCGCGCTGGGCGGGGTGATTACCAGCGATCCGCAGCAGCGAATTTCGCTGCAATCCTGGCGCTTTGTGCTGGCCACAGCGGGCGGCATGCTCTCCACGGTACTGATGATGCCGCTGGTGAATTTTTTCGGCGGCGAGGATAAGGCGTTTGGCTTTCAGGCGGGGATTGCCGTGCTGGCCGTTGTAGCGTGTCTGATGCTCGCGTTTTGCTTCTTCACGACGAAAGAACGCGTCGAGGCGCCGCCGAACACTTCCACCATGCGCGAAGATCTGCGCGACATCCTGCAAAACGACCAGTGGCGCGTCGTAGGCGTGCTAACCATTCTCAACATCCTCGCCGTCTGCGTGCGTGGCGGGGCGATGATGTATTACGTCACCTGGATTATGGGCGACGCCGCGCTGTTCTCCTGGTTCCTCGGGCTTTACTGCGTCGGCAATCTCTTTGGCAGCGCGCTTGCCAAACCGCTGACGGACTGGAAATGCAAAGTCAGCGTCTTCTGGTGGACCAACGCCGCGCTGGCCGTGCTGAGCGTCGCGATGTTCTTCGTGCCGATGAGCGCCACCGTCGTTATGTTCATTTTTATCTTCGTCATCGGCGTGCTGCACCAGCTGGTGACGCCCATTCAGTGGGTCATGATGTCCGATACGGTCGATTACGGCGAATGGCGCAACGGTAAACGTCTCACCGGGATTAGCTTCGCGGGCACGCTGTTTGTGCTGAAGCTCGGTCTGGCGCTGGGCGGCGCGCTGATCGGCTGGATGCTGGCAGGCGGTGGGTATGACGCCGCCGCGAAAACTCAGAACGGCGCCACGCTCACCATCATTATTTCACTGTTCACGCTGGCGCCGGGCCTCTGCTACGTGTTGAGCGCCATTATCGCGAAGCGTTACTACACGCTGAAAACGCCGTTTTTGAAAAACATTCTGGCGGAGCTGGCGAAAAGCGCGCGCCATAACCAGCGTGAATTTGAAACGCTGCCGGTCAGTGAAACATTCCAGAAGTCTAAGGGGTAA